One genomic region from Sphingobacterium multivorum encodes:
- a CDS encoding helix-turn-helix domain-containing protein codes for MHIGHNIKRIREIQGIKQEAFGQLCRNRYSQQRISDFENMVALDEPLLDELATALGVTSDFRKVF; via the coding sequence ATGCATATCGGTCACAATATCAAACGTATCCGTGAGATACAGGGGATAAAGCAGGAGGCTTTTGGTCAGCTCTGCCGTAATAGGTATTCACAGCAGCGTATTTCGGACTTTGAAAATATGGTCGCTCTGGATGAGCCACTGTTGGATGAACTGGCGACAGCATTAGGAGTAACATCTGATTTTCGTAAAGTCTTTTA